In Amyelois transitella isolate CPQ chromosome W, ilAmyTran1.1, whole genome shotgun sequence, the genomic stretch TCCGATAAAAATGAAGAGGCCTTTTCATTATGGACTGATCACCATAAGTTAGTGCATCGTAACTGGAAAATTAACAAATCTGAAGATGTTTTGTCTGACGAACTTTCAGTTTATCTCAGAACTCCTGTTGGAAGACTGAACGAAAATCCGTTAGAAATCTGGAGggattataaaatacaattccCGAAGCTGTATAAAATAGCTTTCAAGTATTTGACAATAGTTGGCACGTCAGTACCTTCAGAAAGACTTTTTTCACAGGCAGGGCTAGTTTTGACCGAACGAAGGAACCGATTGAAGGGGAAGAGATTGagtaaacttttgtttttacatagtacatacatacatacatatgatcacgtctatatcccttgcggggtagacagagccaacagtcttgaaaagactgaatggccacgttcagctatttggcttaatgatagaaccgagattcaaatagtgacaggttgctagcccatcgcctaaaagaggaatcctaagttaataagcctatcccttagtcgccttttacgacatccatgggaaagagatggagtggtcctattcttttttgtaatagtgccgggaaccacacggcatactactacttttactatttacatagtattgacaaaaaatattgggatactactctgtcaagaaagtagcaggaaaagatcaataatacacaaactgtttgttattcatccaaatttattttatcaccttcaaaatatgctcctttagaaacgatacacttacgccaacgaataatccaatcatcaaaacattttttaaacgctgtttccggaattgaggtcagttctcgccgcgaattctcttttatgtcttctaccgattgaaaacgggtgccacgaagtggtaatttgagtttaggaaaaagaaaaaagtcggctggagccatatctggtgaatatggtggttgctcgatggtatttgttgagtgtttggttaaaaattcgttcacaatgatggccttgtgcgaaggtgcattatcatggtgcaaaatccaagaattttctttccacaaatctggcctttttcgtcggatttgctctcttaaacgccgcataacactcaaataatattccttatttaccgtttgaccttccagcaagaattccgagtgcacaacaccgcgatagtcaaagaaaacagtcaacatgactttgacttttgaacgactttggcgtggttttttcggtttcggttcagttggaaggcgccactccgaagcttgttgactagtttgcatgtcaaactcgtaaacccacgtctcgtcaccagtaacaatgcgtttcatgaatgttgggtcggaattgactcgttctagcatgtcctcagcgactctcatgcgattgagtttttgaaaaaaattcaggtcttttgggactagccgagcggcaacatgtttcatacccaaattattagttaaaatggtacggatcgactcgtgagatacagaaagttcggtggctatctctctcaaagttgaatgaggattttcagtcactatttccttcacttttgcgatgttaacttcagttgcagacgttgatggcctaccagagcgaggcaaatcttccatcacatctcgaccgcttttgaacgctttgtaccactcataagcacgagtttttgataaagtcgattcaccgtaagccttctgtaacattttcagtgactttgaacacgatattccattggcaatgcaaaatttaagacaaactctttgtgcgatgtttttatccattatgaaattagcaatacacactagatatgatataactaaaaatagcactgtatttaatgtaaacaacagatgcaactcaaactccgcgccaaaatggaaaacagttgtgccaatctaacaacaacaaaaaaaacaaaaatttgaatttggaaccataaataaataatccattcccgatacttttctgactgaatgtatgtaaaaaaatgttggctgtgtgaatttgaataaatatatttcctgcgttttttatacatatttttgttttaattaaggtCTAACTTAACCTAAAACACGTCATTGCGAAAACAATCGATTTTTAAGAAACATCGATGTATTTCTCAATACATCGTATTACCATCGATGTGACCGATCGATGCATtacatcaaaaaaaatatcgatgtatattttaaatgtccATCTCTAGTCCAAACTGCCAATGCAGTAAGGAAAGTGCCACATCTCCATAAAATCTGAAGCAATATTCATAAGCTGGTCTTCAGATGGCTGTGGCATGTGgacattcaattttttttttccaaattgcTTCACAGGTACCATAAACAATCTCAGCAACAGTACTTACACCCAAACGAAAGCTATATGCCAAAGATCGAAATGCCAACCCAGTGGAGAGATATctgaaacataataaaaaaatacaattataatgtaaaacttaaatgtatttaacatTTAAGTTTTGTACACTTTGTACACTAATCATCAACACTAAACAATATTTCTGATTTTACAGAAAAGGCTTTAAGGAAAAAATGGAAGAACATTCGGGACCAATTTATGaaagaatttaagaaaattccAGTTTCTCGTTCTGGTGATGCTGGAACAGATCAAAACACGTCAATGTGGCCATATTTTCAAATGATGCTGTTTATAAAAGATGACATTACCCCAGAAATAAATGAAGGCAATTTAGATGAAACTACTGATGAAAACTGCaataataatgatgatgattatgAGCGGTCCTCAACTCCCCAATCCATAGCTGGTGCATCTTCAAGTACACAATATACGAGCACCAAACGTAAATGTGCACAAGATGTAAGACAGGAATTTATGGAATTGGAGAAGAAAAAGTTggaattattacaaattaaactgTCACAAAGCAGCGAAAGACAAGAACAAGATTGCGAAgatctgttattttttaaaagtttgttgCCGTACATGAAAGACTTATCTCCTATGCAAAAACTACGTGTTAGAAACAATATAACACAAGTTATTATGGATGAAATGAATAGTGGCATGACTCAGTCCTACCATGGATACAATACATACGATTATAACACAACTAATTATGGAAATTAAACTTTGTATTATTGATAACGATaatgtaaattacttaaataaaataataaagaggaactttgtttgaatttgaatgacTGCAATATGTACCCcgataaaaatgataatttacttactatgaaaattatttttttaaactcaccTTATAGTTACAAATAGTCTTTCTTCGGgctttatacttttataaaaatttgtgtCTACTTTTGAAATATCACTCCTTATTGAATCCAGTATGTAATCAAAACATTTGACACTCATCCTGGTATATCCAAAAAATCTTGAAGGATGTTCTCTCAAATTACCATATAAAGTATGAAATTCACCATACCGTTCTCTTTCTTTATTGATTTCGTGGACACCAATTCTAATTTTTAGCATCTCCCATTTTAGGTATGAATTttcggttaaaaataaaagggaactatattttctatcaccaaaatttaaatttgtcatcaagttgtatcacctaataaatagatctatcgccacgaaatattttcgttctcagataaacaaaaattgttcccaggtatgaattatcaaattaatgttaatatatgtgtaaaataagagatggataaccaataaaattatattgaattacatgaatataaatttcgttcttataataatagttttgttacttaaataatagctCTGTGCTCAGAATGGTAGATCTGTCaccaaataaatcgattatcgaTCCCTGACTGCGactcctttttatttgatattttgtcaccaatacagtagtaacattttatttcgttcagatattaaattaatagtattcgttaccaatttaatacatcaatttataattttaatgaaaaaatgatcAAAGGGGCGTAAAAGTATCTTATAAGAATAAAGCTCGGCCACACTGTAATTACTGTAACAAGTATGGTCATGTGAAAGATGCCTGTCAAAAGTTAACCAAACAGAAACTTGGCACTGATGGAGAACCACGCGTCTCAACTATCACGTGTTTCGGGTGCGGTGCGCCTGGCGTGATCCGATCCAACTGTTCGACGTGTAAAAAGATATAACCTGTTCCGTCCGTATCAACTTCGTTTCAATCTGTTTCTGCAAATAGTGTAAATATAGATTCGCGAGTGCGACCTTTGttagaaatagaaatttatGGTGAACGTGGTAAAGTGCTTATAGACACAGGTGCCAAACATTGTATAGGCAGTGTTAGTCTTAGAGCTCATTTAGTTAAGTATGGCCATAAGTTTGAACATGTCGACGGGTGCAAAGTAAAAAGTGTCAACTACAAAATTCACGACTTTcggtttttatcattatcgttttaattaaaaaatgctcTACAATgtgacatttttcttttttctcaaatcattttatttcaatttattttcgtaCGTACAAAAAGCCAActacacatttttttcaaatagtaCGTAGTGAACGCGACCAAGTTACGTTGGCCGCATTGACGCGGGGCGCGGAACTTCCCGCGCGCAAACACAAAACGTTATCAGTCAGTTGACACGTATGTTATAGTGCTTTGTGAGTGAAGTGACGTAATGTAGTGCATAGTGCGTGGGCAGATGCCCTGTGATGCTTCAGACTCTCGTTTTAGGCTTAAGTCGAAGGTCGTGTATTAggattatcaaaaataaattcgaaGTATTTCTCctattttcacttttatttttgaaggcCTTAAAACTCGACATAACTGGCGCAGTCGCTACGGATGTAGTTGTCAAGAATAGTTAGActtttcaaaaatcaaaagtTTTTCGTGTTCGCAACTTTTACACCGAGCTCCGGGAAAACCTTCAAGTGAAAGTGACTGAGTGAATCATGATGCTGTGGACCTGGTCTCTTATCCTATCGTAAGTCCAGTTCATTAGTTTTTGTGGATTTCACATTTgtattattgaatttaatttacggAGAACttcagaattttaattaactgaTTTTGTTACGAAATAAGTACGTATAAAAACTTATTGTATATGTAATTGTATGCTTAAATTGACAAATATTGACATATCCTTGATATCAGAACAAATTTGTGATCTGATATTAGTTTGTGATAAACGAGAGAAACTCCACttgtttaaacttaattttgttataaattttttgttattttaattttttcctttaacatatttttattgttttacataaaatgaGTTCGAAGGAGTTATCTGACATGAAaagttctataaaaataatacctgATTATGATGGAAACCCCAACCAACTTCAtcgatttattattacttgcGAAACTATTTTAAATGAGTACTATGACCAAGGTAATccaaactgttttaaaaattctatgaTTTTACACAgcatattaaataaacttaaaggTAAAGCTCAAGAAATAGTTAATATTAATGGAGTATTGTCCTGGGTACATTTAAAGAATGTGTTGCTAAAAAATTTTAGTGATCAGAGAGACGAAAACTGTTTGAATAGAGATTTAGTTAACATGAAACAAGAAAATGAGTCTCCTCAAGACTTTTACAACCgttgtatgtatatcttaaatactattataaattatgtagatTTGCATGAAACCGCAGAAGATATAAAAACTTGCAAAAGACAGTTTTTCCAATCGCAAactttgaaaacatttttgtcaGGCCTAAAAGAACCATTAGGCTCTACAATAAGAGCTATGCGGCCAATAGATATGCCAACAGCCCTTAACTACATTAAGGAGgaacaaaatattcattattttcaaaaaggaAACACTTTCCATAGTCAAAACAAGccttttgaaattaataaacctTCTTTTGAAAAATCAAAACTGCCTGTTCCAAATGTGAACAAAACgtttcataattataaaccTCAATTTATGTctccaaacaaacaattttcgtcaccaaataatcgtaataatttttttcaacagcAAAATTCTTGGAATCGACCccagttttttaataaacaaccCCAGCaaggttttaataataatttcaataaacagTATTCTCAACCAAAACCCGAACCTATGTACTATGTAACCGTATTTGCTCACGTTGGAGTAGATCTAGGTGGTCCATTCTTAATCAAAACTAGTTTATATCATCATGCTAAAGTTTCTAAAGCTTATTTAGCATTATTCATCTGTTTTTCCACAAAAGCAGTACATCTGGAGGTGTTATCTTCTTTGTCCGCCGAATGTTTTCTCGCTTGTTTAGATCGCTTTGTTGCTCGTCGGGGTCTTTGCTCGGCACTTTATTCAGACTGTGGTACCAATTTTATAGCATCGAGTAAGCATTTGACcgaaatttaaaagtttttgcgtgataaCGAGAATGACATCACTAATGGCTGCGCCAAAAGACAATTAGTGTGGAGGTTTAATGTTCCAAGTGCTCCTAACATGGGTGGACTCTGGGAAGCTGGCATTAAGTCAgctaaatatcatttattacGTAGCGTAGGTGAAAAGTCCTTAACGTTTGAGGAACTTACTACTGTATTTTGTAAAGTTGAAGCAGTTTTAAATTCGCGCCCGTTGTGCCCACTGCCAGCTAGTGACAACCCTAATGAATTTAACGTCTTGACTGCCGGACACTTCCTAATCGGCAGAAGTTTAACCTCCTTACCAGAGTATAATTTCCAAGAAGTGCCCGAAAATAGACTGTCACGATGGCAGTATGTACAAAAGTGCTCTCAAATTTTCTGGAAACGCTGGAGTcacgaatatttaaatacacttCAACAAAGAGCAAAATGGTTTAAATTATCCACCAACCTAAATGTTGGAGATTTAGTTCTGGTTAAAACAGATAATGCCCCTTCATGTAAATGGCCATTAgggaaaatagaaaaattacatCCCGGTCCTGACGGTGTCGTCCGTTGTGTTACCTTGCGCACTGAAAAGAGTGTTCTGCAAAGACCAGTCAATAAACTTAGTCCATTACCCTATACCAATTAGTttcttaaactttaaataccAAAGTAAatctaagtttttaattattattttattttttaatatattgttatacataCCTTTGTCAATTTTCATGACTTATTATCTCTTTAAagtatacttttttaattattagaaaCCATAACTATGGTTTCGGTAGGGGGTATGTTTCGTATTTAATCTGTGGTTGgacatttcttttttgaatGTTGAGGGCGCCACCGGACTAATGTGTGGTAGAAAGTATCAGTTTTAGCCACCGAGAGAAAAAGTGGCGCTAGAGTAGTCTGCTTCAAGCGCGCTCGCAATCACCatcaaaacttttaataaattttgttttaagtgattttggACAGAGTTGTGTGTGTGGTATATCTTCAATTACCCGGAGGCCTCCGTGAGGAACTGGGAAATCTGCCGTGCAGAGGAAAGGTGAGTCGTACTCAAATTTCATTGGGGATTTGTCCAACCCGGGCAACCACGTTACATACCTACTCTAATTTATCTCCTATATTAAATACAGTCCATTGTTATCCCACACTTATAGTTTACTTAAAATTGGTTCCAAAATTTTCCTTGTTTATACCATATACATTTTGGTTACTGtctaaattaagtaatttttatttattttccatctCTATATTGCTCATTGAGCATTATTTgactatttgaaattttgttagAACATATTCGTCATTGACTTCCGGGTTTGAGTTTTGCaaataatattgaacaaaaataCTAGTTACAAACATATTCATAGTGAATTCCCGGACCCCGCCGCTCGACCCCTTATTAGCGGCCGAGACATCAGAAAGTGCACACGCGTTTGTATAAAAGAGCGGATCAAGAAAGTTTTCTGCAATTTTGTCACAAAACCACGTCATTAAACAACTCTCCGTTAATTTgtgataagtatttttttttatcagaagGATTTATCTGCTAGATGCTTTAtagttttcaattaaaaatgaacGAAATCACATCACATGTTTTTATTAGTTAGTACATGTCACGAaaggttttgttttgtttcgtCATTTATCGTTACATCATTCACTGAACAATAGCTGTTGCGGTGAATGATTTCTAAGGAagtaaatgatatttttgatgaatAGATCAGTGATTCCCGTTTTTTAGTGTTGCTTAATAAGATTTACGATATTTGTGATTACATATAGATTGATTgatttctaaaatatatatcaaagATTAGCAAAATGTCGAATATTATGTCGTTTGGTGTCCTAAGATTTATCAAAGATTACATAACAAAGTTTgttaatctatttaaatagaaattaatgaGACTGATTTACACTAAGACTTATTATGTCGATTGGTGTCTTGagatttttaagtttgttaatctatttaattagaaattaatgAGACTGATTTAAGCTAAGTTGACCTGACTTATTATGCCGATTGGTGTCTTGAGATTTATAAGTTTGTTTAActatttaattagaaattaaagAGAGTGATTTACGTTAAGTTGACCTGACTTATTATGCCGATTGGTGTCTTGAGATTTATAAGGTTGTTAAGCTATTTAATTAGAAGTTAATGGGACTGATTTAAGCTAAGTTGACCTGACTTATTATGCCGATTGGTGTCTCGAGATTTATAAGTTTGTTAAActatttaattagaaattaatgAGACTGAATTACGTTAAGTTGAATGTCGATTGGTGTCCTAAGATTTATAAGTCTGTAAAgctatttaataagaaataaatgagtTCGATTTATGTTAAGTAGACCTGAATCAGTCAACTTTGCGTTGATAACTGATGTCGACTGATGCCCTAAAATTTATCACAGATTATCAAAGTTAAGCTATTATAATAATCGATAGTTAAGaggatttttcattttattaagttttttgaaTTAACAAGAGAagttttgacttttttttaaataaatatacctgaTTTTTCGTCATTACCTGTAACACCTTATCATTTACCTCAACGAAGTTTGTCATTTATTTCTACAGAGCATCATTCACttcaacataatattttttttattttaattttctcataaattagtcaaatatttaacagtttaaatgtattaactacctaaaaaacaaaagataatcAATTTTTAGTAATCAAATTCTTGgttatgcaataaaaataatgataacactaaaacagttaaaataaatcatgaaatgaaaattcacCCATTAACTTGTTATTACTATTCAAACAAAGAACTTCGTTTCAGGCCTCCACCAACGTGCCGTAACCTGCCTTGAATTATTGCTCAATTTAATGACGTAATTCATCAAAATTACAATGCCGGATAGCCACGACACGCCGGTAAGATCCCCGAAGCTACTCCTACGCATATGCTATTCTGGAtctggcgagagcctcccacctttgcctgacctgacaCGCGGAACTAAAAGCGTTATGATTACTCACAGCGTTCCCGTCCGCGcggcagttcaggcacgatgggACGGCTCCCGCCATCCAGCTCTTGCACACCGCCCTCTGGTGCTCACCACCACAGTGGCAGCACCTCTCCACTTTCTCCTTGCAGTGGCGTCTGCCGTGGCCGTAGCCCAGGCACATCGAGCATTGGACCAGCGGAGAATAATCCTCCGCCTGGATCCGCTGCATGTCGATGCGCACTGAGCCGGCCTCGACCACTGCACGCCACAGCTTGGGGGGTACACTAATCACTATATGCTCCAGCAAATGGTTTCTTGACTTTTTTCTGAATTTAATTTCGATACACTTTTCCTCTTCCTTAATTTCCCTAAAAAGTTTAGTGTTTTGCCCCGTCAGTTTTGAAATCAGTTGTTCGTTTGTGTTTCTTAGCACGTTTTTGAGAATTAGTAATGGGTTTTTATTTTCGACTTCCTTGACctgtagattttttattttcccgattctgttttttaatttctccCTACCCTCCTTTGTCCTGCAACTTAAAATCACTTTTCTGTCGCGGGTTTTTCTTACTCGTTCTATCTTGATCCAATCTCCGTCTTCTCCTGCTACTTCCCGAATCCTTTCCATTACCTCCTCACCCGTTTCCATTCCTGTTTTGTCATCGACAATTACGGAATGGAGGGTAAGGGGCATTTCCTGAGAAGCGGCTACTACCTGTGAGTACGTCAGAGATTTTGTGGATGTACTCTCTCTTTCACTCCGGCGGTCCATCAAATCCTTGATTTCTCTTATATTTCGGGAGTTTTCTTCAAGTTTATCCACGAGTGATTGCAGGAACTTTTCCATTCTTGTCTCCTCTAGAGGGGTGGGGGAAGTCTGAGTCCTGACGCTTGGTCGCTGTCCCGgcgtcatattttttaactccTAGCATGCTCCCAGGTCACAGATGAGGTCATCTGcctgttgaattttaattctgaCCGAGTCTTTCATTGTCCTTTTCAGTCTCAGTGCTGACTCGACCTCTTCGCTAGCTGCATCCAGGAGATCTCTGATTTGACCGCATAGGTCATTCCTATCCTCATCAGTCAGAATTTTCCTGCGCTTATCTTCTTTCAAGTAGGGCGTTTTGGGTAGAAATTGAATGTACCGGTTTCTGGTCCTGGGGGTTATATTAGAAACGGATTCTAGAGGGGAGGAGTCGTCAGGCAGTTGGGTGGGCGATGTGTTATTGTCACAGTATGTGAGTGTCTTTTTAAAAGTAACCGACCTGGGTGTGCGAATCATTGTCGTGGtttaaaagtaagtttgtaaaagttgtaaatacaataattctaaaagtatagataaaatGGAGAGGGTCAAGGttaaaacatgaaaatattatttacatcaaGCCAGTCGGCGTTCTCATGTAATTTGTGATTGGGCTATAGTCTGTCCTCCAAAAACCGATGATATTTTTCACACTTCCCAGCGGAATCGTGATTAATCCAGCGAAATCCTCACGATCTCAGTCCAGCCAGAGAAGTTTAATGGAGTCCTGGTATTTGCACAGCGCCCCAAACACTATAattcacttattttttaatttaacacaatttttaaaaaaatttacacttAATATTTTGAGGAGCGCATCGGAGCACGTCTGTACTCGACGAGCGCTCGAAGCAGACTGAAACTCAGGAGGTTATAAGAATTAACCActaatttgtaacaaattttttCATGATGTATATTTACAACTGTACAGTGACAGTCGGTTAAACTggctttaaatatattaagataCGATGATTTTATAGGAGTTTGGAAAACATCAGACAAAAGTAATAACCCATTTTGGGCCCAAGCGTTACAGGAATGACACATATACCAAAAAAACGGTCTATTTTTTCAGATTACATCATTTAAATATGGACAACATTAATAATGGCCAAATATCCTCCTGAGACCCTCGGTATCACCAGTGATatctttacttaaaaattttttttcgcgCCATCTCTCGGATCACAGTAGAACTTTTTCGTCTAATCGTTTGCTTAGATATTGTCCATGTTTTTAGATACTTACCATTTCTCTAGCCGTCAAATTGCAACGATTGCAGTCAGTTGAACTTCGAAAATTTTGCTGTTGCCGCCATGTCGAGTTTACGTAAaggtaaatacttttttaaatgagtATTTAggtgttgttttgtttaaaataagtaatttcatacgtatattttgtattattgccgtgtggtttccggcaccaatacaaaaaagaataggaccactccatctctttcccatggatgtcgtaaaagccgactaaggggtaggcttataaacttgggattctgcttttaggcgatgggctagcaacctgtcactatttgaatctcaatcctatcttaaagccaaatggctgaacgtggcctatcagtctttacaagactgtaggctctgtctaccccgcaagggatatagacgtgattgtatgtatgtatgtatgtatgtattttgtattattgtttaaatatcataaagtaTTGCAAAACCAAACTGTCGTTTCAACGATTTTGTTCAAGTATCATAGGTGATACTTTGGGTcataagtacttttttttttttatattacaggtCATTTGGATGAAAATGATATCAtggatataattaattttgacataTCAGATATTGAAGATGAAGGTAGCGATGAGGAATGCGACCTCCAATTGGGTGATCACGATCAGTGCGAAGCAATACCGCCGATAATAGAAGAGGATTGGAACGAATCTGATGAAGAACCTTTAGCGTCTTTTGCTGTCGAGCCCCAATCTTCTCGCGGTGACCGTGTACGATGGAAACATACGGAAAACTTTGGTTTTACTCCTGAGGAAGACCAACTGAATGTCTCATTTGATCCAAGCGTGTGTGTTAAGAGCCCGTACGAATATTTTTCTCAGTACATCGATAATAGCCTGTTTGAGACTATGTCTGAGTGTACAAATATTGGTAGCGTATTGAGGACAGGTAAATCATTAAATACAACATCAAATGAACTCAAACAGTTTTTCGGATGCTCTATGGCCATGAGCATATTTGGTCTACCACGATTGAGGATGTATTGGGGATTGGAAACCAGAGTGAATTTTATAGCAAACACCATGACTCGTAACCGGTTTTTTCAATTAAGATCCAACCTGAAGCTTGTAAATGATGAAGCTGTTGACCAAACTGCTCGAGAAATCGACAAGTTTTGGAAAATACGCCCTCTCGTCTCTGGTATAGAAAAAGGCTGTAGAGAAAATGAACGAGACAAACATGTCGCCATTGATGAACA encodes the following:
- the LOC132904127 gene encoding piggyBac transposable element-derived protein 3-like, translating into MSSLRKGHLDENDIMDIINFDISDIEDEGSDEECDLQLGDHDQCEAIPPIIEEDWNESDEEPLASFAVEPQSSRGDRVRWKHTENFGFTPEEDQLNVSFDPSVCVKSPYEYFSQYIDNSLFETMSECTNIGSVLRTGKSLNTTSNELKQFFGCSMAMSIFGLPRLRMYWGLETRVNFIANTMTRNRFFQLRSNLKLVNDEAVDQTAREIDKFWKIRPLVSGIEKGCRENERDKHVAIDEQIIPFTGKCKQKQVVKAAAGWVLYREHAAKSGLQRKDISQYLDFKLDLAKHLIYSEPTVSLPQYLSPQTHAHVLLPLFVYDNAPPSKSVVGSI